A region of the Sphingomonas sp. S2-65 genome:
CTGGAGGGCGTGGAGCCGCGCCAGAAGGAGCAGATCCGCTTCGCCACCAAGGGCTTCATCGACGCGATCAGCCCGGCCAACTTCCCGGCGACAAATCCCCAGGTGCTCGAACGCATCGTCGAGACCAAGGGCGAGAGCCTGCTCAAGGGGCTTCAGAACATGCTGGGCGACCTCGCCAAGGGCCAGATCACCCAGACCGACGCGCACGCCTTCGAGGTCGGCCGCAACATCGCCACCACCCCCGGCAAGGTGGTCAAGCGCACGCCGCTCTACGAACTCATCCAGTACACGCCCGTCACCGAGCAGGTGTACCGCACGCCGCTGATCATCTTTCCGCCCTGGATCAACCGCTTCTACATCCTCGATCTTTCACCCGAGAAGAGCCTGATCCGCTGGGCGGTGGAGCAGGGGTTCACCGTCTTCGTCGTGTCGTGGAAATCGGCGGACGCGACGATGAAGGACGTGGTCTGGGAGGATTATGTCGAGCGCGGCCAGATCGACGCGATCGACACCGTGCGCGCGCTGCTAGGCGTCGAGGGCGTGCATGCCGTGGGCTATTGCGTCGCCGGCACCACCCTGGCCGGTACGCTGGCCGTGCTCGCCGCGCGGGAGCAGGCGGACAAGGTCAGGAGCGCCACCTTCTTCACCGCGCAGGTCGATTTTTCAGAGGCGGGCGATCTGCGGATGTTCGTCGACGACGACCAGTTGGCCTTGATCCGCAGCTTGGGCAGCGAGGGGTATCTGGACGGCCGCTACATGGCCGCGACCTTCAACCTGCTGCGGGGCCGCGACCTTATCTGGAACTACGTCACCAACAATTATCTGATGGGGCAGGACTATGTCCCGTTCGACCTGCTCCACTGGAACTCCGACGTCACCAACCTGCCCTCGGCGTGGCACCTGAGCTATCTCACCGACTTCTACCGCGACAACAAGCTCGTGACCCCGGGCGCGCTGTCGATCGGGGGAACGCCCGTTGACCTGGCCCGGATCACCACGCCTGCCTATGTCCAGGCAGGCCGCGAAGACCATATCGCGCCGGCCGCTTCCGTGTGGAAGCTCACGCACCACTTCAAGGGACCGCTGCGCTTCGTGCTGGCCGGCTCGGGCCATATCGCCGGCGTGGTGAACCCCCCGGCGGCCGGCAAGTACCAGCACTGGATCAACGACGCGAAGGTGGACTCGCTGGACGCGTTCCTCGCGGGGGCCAGCGAGATCAAGGGGAGCTGGTGGCCGGATTGGGCGGTGTGGCTCGCCAGCGGCGATCCGGAGCAAGTGGATGCAACAACTGCACGCATTCCCGGGAACGGCCCGCTTCCCGCGCTGGAGGACGCGCCTGGGAGCTACGTCAAAGCGCGATAACCATAGAGTTCCCTAACGTAAATGAGTATGCTGCAGCGCAACATCGCTCTTGCAGCTTTTGCAATGACGTCATATATATTGCAGCGCAGCAATCATCCAGGGACCGACTCGTATGGCTACCAAGGGACCCAAGCCGGGTACGCGCGTCAGCAAGCCGGCAGTGCCTGTGGTTGAGGCTGTGGCAGCCCCCGTTCAGAAGCTCGCGCCCGAATCCGTGATCGAGGCAGACGCCCCGATCAATGCGTCCGGAGCCGTGCCGGCGGTGGCAGCAGCGTCGCAGGAAGTCGTCGAAGCCGTGGCAGAGCAGGTTGAACCCGCCGCCGCGCACCCCGTCAACGAAGCCGACACCGCCGGCGAGGCGGCTCGGGAGAGCATCGTCAAGGAAAGCACCATGGAAACCACGATCGAAACCAACGGCGCCAAGGCGCAGGCATTTTTCTCCGACTTCACCGACCGCACCCGCGCGGCCGTGGAGAAGTCGACCAAGCTGGCCGAGGACGCCGGCGAGTTCGCCAAGGGCAATTTGGAAGCGCTCGCCGAATCGAGCCGCATCGCCGCCAAGGGGCTTGAGAGCTTCGGCCAGGAAGCCGCCGAATATGGCCGCAAGTCGTACGAGCACGCCACTTCGGCGATGAAGACGCTGTCGACGATCAAGTCGCCGACCGATTTCTTCAAGTTCCAGAGCGATTTCGTGCGCGGCGTGTTCGACGCCTATGTCGCCGAGACTTCGAAGAACACCGAGGCGATGATCAAGCTGGCAGGCGACGCGGCGCAGCCGCTGTCGAACCGAGTCGCGGTCGCAGTCGAAAAGGTGAAGACCGCGGCCTGAACCGGTCGCGTCCGAACAGACCGAGGGCGGTCGCCACCCGGCGGCCGCCCTTTGTCGTTTCATGGAATCGGCACATAAGCGTATCCGCCGCCTTGCCTCGCTCTCGGCGAATCCATATTTTCCGCTCCTGATGGTCGAACTTGAGAACACAATGATCCGGATGGCTGAAGACGGCGACCATGATGATGGCGGCAATGGCCGCGATCCTTCGGTCGGGCTCGCCACCCGCACCCGCACCCGCACCAAGAAGCCGACACCGTATCGCGTGCTGATGCTCAACGATGATTACACGCCGATGGAATTCGTGGTGCTGGTGCTGCAGCGCTTCTTCAGGATGACGATGGAAGAAGCGACGCAGGTGATGCTTCACGTCCACCAGCGCGGCGTGGGCGTATGCGGCGTGTTCAGCTACGAGGTGGCCGAGACCAAGGTGAGCCAGGTGATGGACTTCGCCCGGCAGAACCAGCACCCGCTGCAGTGCACGCTGGAAAAGGCCTGACGCGGCGAGGCGAGGTCCCTCGCGATGCGGGGACGACCAGGTCGGCTCAGGCCGCCGGCAACCAGCTCAGGTCCAGCCCTTCGTACCGGTTCACGTAGTTCGCGGCCCGCGCCAGCGCGCGTTCGTCGACCAGCGTGACCTTGCCGGCCTCGCGCGCGATCAGCCGGTCTTCCTCCAGCTGGCGCAGCATGCGGTTCACATGCACCGCCGTCAGCCCGGTCGCGTCGCCGATCTCTTCCTGCGTCAACCCCAGCGCGAACACATTGGCGATGCTCTTGTCCGCCCCGCGCAGCCGGTTGCGCAGCTCGAGCAGCAACGCCGCCACGCGCGCCTTGGCACTGGTCCGTCCCAGCGCCGCCAGACGGTCGGTCAGCGCCACGCGCTCGATCTGGGCATGCACCATGATCATCGCCGATAGCCGCGGATGCGCGATCATGATGTCGGCCAATGCCGTCCGGTCGAACGGGGAGACGGTGCAGTCCGACAGCGCCGCTAGGGTCTCGGGGGCTTCGCGG
Encoded here:
- the clpS gene encoding ATP-dependent Clp protease adapter ClpS produces the protein MAEDGDHDDGGNGRDPSVGLATRTRTRTKKPTPYRVLMLNDDYTPMEFVVLVLQRFFRMTMEEATQVMLHVHQRGVGVCGVFSYEVAETKVSQVMDFARQNQHPLQCTLEKA
- a CDS encoding phasin family protein, giving the protein MATKGPKPGTRVSKPAVPVVEAVAAPVQKLAPESVIEADAPINASGAVPAVAAASQEVVEAVAEQVEPAAAHPVNEADTAGEAARESIVKESTMETTIETNGAKAQAFFSDFTDRTRAAVEKSTKLAEDAGEFAKGNLEALAESSRIAAKGLESFGQEAAEYGRKSYEHATSAMKTLSTIKSPTDFFKFQSDFVRGVFDAYVAETSKNTEAMIKLAGDAAQPLSNRVAVAVEKVKTAA
- the phaC gene encoding class I poly(R)-hydroxyalkanoic acid synthase; translation: MADTTTPTPSLEELQHWTWVLGRAQQMMLENGFDLMGAKPTANPYAAMFDPQAAMQASAGFWADTMQLWQRFLDPAHAQTFEETPEQAKDRRFKAPQWREQPMFDFLRQSYFVVADHLLKGVDALEGVEPRQKEQIRFATKGFIDAISPANFPATNPQVLERIVETKGESLLKGLQNMLGDLAKGQITQTDAHAFEVGRNIATTPGKVVKRTPLYELIQYTPVTEQVYRTPLIIFPPWINRFYILDLSPEKSLIRWAVEQGFTVFVVSWKSADATMKDVVWEDYVERGQIDAIDTVRALLGVEGVHAVGYCVAGTTLAGTLAVLAAREQADKVRSATFFTAQVDFSEAGDLRMFVDDDQLALIRSLGSEGYLDGRYMAATFNLLRGRDLIWNYVTNNYLMGQDYVPFDLLHWNSDVTNLPSAWHLSYLTDFYRDNKLVTPGALSIGGTPVDLARITTPAYVQAGREDHIAPAASVWKLTHHFKGPLRFVLAGSGHIAGVVNPPAAGKYQHWINDAKVDSLDAFLAGASEIKGSWWPDWAVWLASGDPEQVDATTARIPGNGPLPALEDAPGSYVKAR
- a CDS encoding Crp/Fnr family transcriptional regulator, with the protein product MSELVELTSAERATLEKLESRQRQVRRGAVLQRENEPCGEMFILRKGLMMSYVLLDDGSRQILRFLFPGDMLGMSSAIYREAPETLAALSDCTVSPFDRTALADIMIAHPRLSAMIMVHAQIERVALTDRLAALGRTSAKARVAALLLELRNRLRGADKSIANVFALGLTQEEIGDATGLTAVHVNRMLRQLEEDRLIAREAGKVTLVDERALARAANYVNRYEGLDLSWLPAA